Proteins encoded together in one Epinephelus lanceolatus isolate andai-2023 chromosome 4, ASM4190304v1, whole genome shotgun sequence window:
- the lamtor1 gene encoding ragulator complex protein LAMTOR1 → MGCCYSSENETTEQDPDERKPLIPHPNPVSKPPNGTDWITTSVPSARTDEQALLSSILTKTAQNIIDVSAADSVMMEQHEYMDKARQYSTKLAVLSNSLPQKKPLALPSLTSQPHQVLASDLVPYSDVQQVSKIAAYAYSAISQIKVDAKEELVVQFAIP, encoded by the exons ATGGGTTGCTGTTACAGCAGCGAGAACGAGACCACAGAGCAG GACCCTGATGAACGTAAACCGCTGATCCCCCACCCAAACCCTGTCAGCAAACCTCCAAATGGGACCGACTGGATCACTACCAGTGTCCCCTCAGCGCGGACAGATGAACAGGCTCTCCTGTCATCCATCCTCACCAAGACAGCACA GAACATCATTGATGTCTCAGCAGCTGACTCTGTCATGATGGAGCAGCATGAATACATGGACAAAGCTCGGCAATACAG tacAAAGCTGGCTGTATTGAGCAACAGTCTGCCCCAGAAGAAACCCCTCGCTCTCCCCTCCCTCACCAGCCAGCCCCACCAAGTGCTTGCGAGTGACCTGGTGCCATACTCAGATGTTCAGCAG GTGTCCAAGATAGCAGCTTACGCTTACAGTGCAATCTCTCAAATCAAAGTGGATGCTAAAGAAGAACTGGTGGTCCAGTTTGCCATCCCCTGA
- the lrrc51 gene encoding leucine-rich repeat-containing protein 51, whose amino-acid sequence MYGAPVDLSFKQISSLADARTEEPSTVLRPLKRNSQMKYLSCSLRLNNNNITHIHDLHKTVNHFLAEPSQLAWLDLSFNKISHIDQVLCELHELRVLYLHGNNIFILSEVDRLGVLPHLHTVTLHGNVIETNKAYRNRVISALPWLKTMDFSAVTRQERVMAKIWQSSNNRRSCKETLQ is encoded by the exons ATGTATGGCGCTCCGGTGGATTTATCTTTCAAACAAATCAGCAGTTTGGCAG ACGCACGGACAGAGGAACCCAGCACCGTTCTGCGGCCTTTAAAAAGAAACTCACAGATGAAGTACCTAAGCTGCTCCCTGCGTCTCAATAACAACAACATCACTCACATTCATGACCTCCATAAGACTGTTAACCACTTCCTGGCTGAGCCATCGCAGCTCGCCTGGCTGGACCTTTCCTTCAACAAAATCTCACACATAGATCAA GTTTTGTGCGAGCTACATGAACTGCGTGTGTTATATCTGCACGGCAacaacatttttattctgtcaGAGGTGGACAGGCTGGGCGTGCTACCACATCTACACACCGTCACTCTACATGGAAATGTCATAGAAACCAACAAGGCCTACAG GAATCGTGTGATTTCTGCCCTGCCTTGGCTAAAGACGATGGACTTCAGTGCTGTGACACGCCAGGAGCGAGTCATGGCAAAGATTTGGCAAAGCAGCAACAACCGCAGAAGCTGCAAGGAGACTCTCCAGTGA